The Siniperca chuatsi isolate FFG_IHB_CAS linkage group LG12, ASM2008510v1, whole genome shotgun sequence genome has a segment encoding these proteins:
- the morc3a gene encoding MORC family CW-type zinc finger protein 3a isoform X4: MKECIRCSALLSVREEHKASLQDILRYSPFKTKEDLLHEVDAINSPWSTGKTGTRIIIWNLRRTSTGTTEFDFEKDRYDIRIPSDVYEEMNDTSSYIPDSVYSLRAYCSILYLKPRMQIIIRGQKVKSQLIAKSLAYIRKDHYKPTFLNKRIPITFGYNTKSKDQYGIMMYHKNRLIKAYERVGCQLKANNKGVGVIGVIECYFLEPTHNKQSFNETDKYRKTMNNLGIKLEEYWQEIRYRRKTEDPNNSIPVEDTTKRPDQNWVQCDDCSQWRKLPDGIDNNKLPDKWYCRMNPDPQFRSCKVLEEPEDSNDEEPSYCKTYKQQEREDKKNEEKKRQKDEEDRKRQEEQRLANLAKQNQALKQQLHQITVPSPSTPTTPRSRFNTESPRGGAARAKSSSLRATTFSQAACSPSSSSGLPVISNVCSLSTTPLRGKRAQPVTPQRLSKRSRVNRFNLGTSDTSTSVDVSPLISPSVPEDGDDDDDDDDDDDDDDTDDDIFILETASTPRPKMPRFDLTKVKTEQEQSDANVGMLLECSNDAAMDVASETNVAGMGSTCPAAVGTSPSPAPPPEMASITTQTEVPKVKKEEGDQNHTEGEERAGQSGEEQSPDMDLNICVEQRAFNQESNGDAHSENQGKQTLHNGVTHHLESEEDAGPSCADACDKKSSPLPQPSMIEIQEQQDQLLELMQATAQERDSFKEQVHKLTCELQYMQSRLQELPQINVKEECSHQASQTAETEGWKDYRSLFEKAKQRVDELIKDKEALLAATETKPSTAQSEENYLDCLLRELDQRNKERDELRSQVDSLEEERANLASQCEELRLSLQQQRENTTPHRTTDSSVQTDPDKAGRTADSCTDSSKSLIELRHHVGRLLVSFVPALDLGQVNYECNVIDEILEQVLSDVESIAPVGLRDGAINK; the protein is encoded by the exons ATGAAGGAATGCATAAGATGCTCAG CTTTACTCAGTGTAAGAGAGGAGCACAAAGCCAGTCTGCAGGACATCCTGCGCTATTCCCCTTTCAAGACAAAGGAAGACCTGCTCCATGAGGTTGATGCCATCAATTCCCCCTGGTCCACAGGGAAAACTGGCACACGGATCATCATCTGGAATCTCCGCAG GACATCTACTGGAACAACAGAGTTTGATTTTGAGAAGGACCGTTACGATATCCGAATTCCATCTGATGTCTACGAGGAAATGAATGACACTTCATCATACATCCCTGACAGTGTTTACTCACTGCGG GCGTATTGCAGCATTCTGTACCTGAAGCCTCGGATGCAGATCATCATACGTGGTCAAAAGGTGAAATCTCAGCTCATTGCTAAGAGTCTGGCCTACATCAGAAAGGACCACTACAAGCCCACTTTCCTG AACAAACGCATTCCTATCACTTTTGGTTATAACACCAAAAGTAAAGACCAGTATGGCATTATGATGTATCACAAGAATCGGCTCATCAAAGCCTACGAGCGTGTTGGCTGCCAGCTTAAG GCCAACAACAAAGGTGTTGGGGTCATTGGGGTCATAGAGTGTTACTTTCTTGAACCTACCCACAACAAACAGAGCTTTAATGAGACCGATAAGTACAG GAAAACTATGAACAATTTGGGGATCAAACTGGAGGAGTACTGGCAGGAAATCCGCTACAGGAGAAAAACAGAGGATCCAAACAACAGCATACCAGTAGAAGATACCAC GAAGCGACCAGATCAAAACTGGGTGCAGTGCGATGACTGTTCCCAATGGCGCAAACTCCCTGATGGGATCGACAACAACAAACTGCCAGATAAATGGTATTGCCGTATGAACCCTGATCCTCAGTTCAG GAGCTGCAAGGTACTGGAGGAGCCTGAGGACTCCAATGATGAAGAACCTTCATACTGCAAGACCTATAAACAACA ggAGAGGGAAGACAAAAAgaatgaagagaagaaaagacaaaag GATGAGGAGGATCGAAAGCGTCAGGAAGAGCAGCGTTTGGCTAATCTCGCCAAGCAAAACCAGGCCCTTAAACAGCAGCTGCATCAAATA ACTGTCCCttccccctccacccccactaCCCCAAGGAGTAGGTTTAACACCGAGTCACCACGAGGGGGTGCTGCGAGGGCTAAATCCTCTTCACTGAGGGCCACCACCTTTTCACAAGCTG cTTGCAGCCCCTCCAGTAGCAGTGGTCTTCCAGTTATTTCTAATGTATGCTCACTGTCAACAACCCCCCTGAG GGGAAAAAGAGCACAGCCTGTTACTCCACAAAGACTGTCCAAAAGATCTAGAGTTAATCGCTTTAATCTAGGCACCTCCGATACATCCACATCTGTGGATGTGAGCCCACTGATCTCCCCATCAGTGCCtgaagatggtgatgatgatgatgatgatgatgatgatgatgatgatgatgatactgaTGATGACATTTTCATCTTGGAGACTGCCAGTACCCCCAGGCCAAAAATGCCACGATTTGATTTGACTAAAGTGAAGACGGAGCAAGAGCAAAGTGATGCTAACGTCGGCATGCTGTTGGAGTGCAGCAATGATGCTGCTATGGATGTCGCCTCAGAGACTAATGTTGCAGGAATGGGCTCTACATGTCCGGCAGCTGTGGGAACTAGTCCCTCCCCAGCACCCCCTCCAGAGATGGCCAGCATCACCACCCAGACAGAAGTACCCAAAGTGAAGAAGGAAGAGGGGGACCAAAATCATActgaaggggaggagagagcagggcAGAGTGGTGAAGAACAGAGTCCAGATATGGACCTCAATATCTGTGTTGAGCAAAGAGCATTTAACCAAGAGAGCAATGGAGACGCTCACAGTGAGAATCAAGGAAAGCAGACCTTGCATAATGGAGTGACGCATCATCTGGAAAGTGAAGAAGATGCTGGACCTTCCTGTGCAGATGCATGTGATAAGAAATCCTCTCCACTTCCCCAACCCAGTATGATTGAGATACAGGAACAGCAAGACCAGCTCCTCGAGCTCATGCAGGCTACCGCTCAGGAGAGAGACTCCTTTAAAGAGCAGGTCCATAAACTTACCTGCGAACTGCAATACATGCAGAGCAGACTGCAGGAGCTGCCTCAGATCAATGTAAAGGAGGAGTGTTCTCACCAGGCCAGCCAGACGGCGGAAACGGAGGGGTGGAAAGACTACAGAAGTCTATTTGAAAAGGCCAAACAGAGAGTCGATGAACTGATTAAGGACAAAGAGGCTTTACTGGCAGCTACTGAGACCAAGCCCAGTACTGCCCAAAGTGAGGAAAATTACCTTGACTGCCTGCTCCGGGAACTGGATcaaagaaacaaggagagggATGAACTCCGCTCACAG GTGGACAGTCTGGAGGAGGAAAGAGCAAACCTGGCATCCCAGTGTGAAGAGCTCAGATTgagcctgcagcagcagagggaaaaCACAACTCCACACAGAACCACTGATTCTTCTGTACAAACAGATCCCGACAAGGCAGGAAGGACAGCAGACTCTTGCACAGATTCATCCAAAAG TTTGATTGAGCTTCGGCACCACGTCGGGCGTCTTCTCGTCTCCTTCGTGCCTGCTCTGGACCTGGGCCAAGTGAATTATGAGTGTAATGTAATTGATGAGATCCTAGAACAGGTTCTCTCCGATGTGGAGTCCATTGCACCAGTGGGGCTGAGGGATggagcaataaataaatga